Proteins encoded within one genomic window of Halodesulfurarchaeum formicicum:
- a CDS encoding carbonic anhydrase has product MPETNLQELLERNARHTESLESDHFDAVQDGQEPAAVAMTCADSRVSQEGMWAVEDLGWLFTPSTIGNQVWDRHEGDRVVDGSMLYPLVQTGTDVAVVVGHTGCGAVTAALEAVKGEGEELPTGVTKWVQELFPVIEAGLADDRVDPDRADLVDQLVEYNVDRQVEFLQESEDVPADVSIYGFVYDFQQVYGSVPGRAYLVNADGETDLDALRALAGDGHAEQVKRLL; this is encoded by the coding sequence ATGCCCGAAACGAACCTGCAGGAGCTTCTCGAACGGAACGCACGGCACACCGAGTCCCTGGAATCGGATCACTTCGACGCGGTCCAGGACGGACAGGAACCGGCCGCCGTCGCCATGACTTGCGCGGACTCGCGAGTCAGCCAGGAGGGGATGTGGGCCGTCGAGGACCTCGGCTGGCTGTTCACGCCGAGCACGATCGGCAACCAGGTCTGGGATCGGCACGAAGGCGATCGCGTCGTGGACGGCAGCATGCTCTACCCACTCGTCCAGACCGGAACCGACGTGGCCGTCGTAGTTGGTCACACCGGCTGTGGAGCGGTGACGGCGGCGCTCGAAGCTGTCAAGGGCGAGGGCGAGGAGTTGCCCACCGGCGTAACGAAGTGGGTTCAGGAGCTTTTCCCCGTAATCGAGGCCGGCCTGGCCGACGATCGGGTAGATCCGGATCGGGCAGATCTAGTCGATCAACTCGTCGAGTACAACGTCGACCGGCAGGTCGAGTTCCTCCAGGAGAGCGAGGACGTGCCCGCTGACGTCTCCATCTACGGCTTCGTCTACGACTTCCAGCAGGTCTACGGATCGGTTCCGGGCCGGGCCTACCTCGTCAATGCTGACGGCGAGACCGACCTCGACGCGTTACGGGCCCTGGCCGGGGACGGACACGCCGAGCAGGTCAAACGCCTGCTGTAG